From the Microtus ochrogaster isolate Prairie Vole_2 chromosome 8, MicOch1.0, whole genome shotgun sequence genome, the window CCTGGCAAACAGCAGGGACGGGATTCTAGAACACAAGCAGGATTCTGCTACCTCAGACAGAGTATAGGGTGTGGGCCTTAAGCACACCGTGATGCTGGGGTGTGGACAGGACTTGAGCCTGTCGTTTCTATGGCCTAGCAAGATCCAGTCCAAAAGAGTGCTTGTttatgagagggagagagacaggaaggaagggaactgGGAAGTTGGTTGGGTTAGGCTTGATGAAACTGCATATGGGTTCAGATTTGCAAGCTGCTGCCCCTAGAGGGCGCTCCAAGACTttgagaaaactgagtccttcgtAGCCTCCAAATTCTAGGAAGCAGTGGCACTTAGAAACCCAGTCCTCATGACTAACCCAAAAGTCAAGAACCTCTATGCCCAGAAGAAGGCCTGTCAGTCAGTAGAAGATAGAACATAGGCATCTTTTCCAATAGCATGCTTACAGTGACCTCCACCATCAGGGGACAGGTCACCACTGACAGCCAAGTCAGGAGGAGGTAGCACAAGGAATTGCCCCAGGGGGCACAGAGGCTGTAACCCTGGCCCAGGCCTGCTTATCAAACCCTTTGACACAAAAGAACCTGAGAGCCAGCAGCACTCAGATCCTGTGCCCTACAGAGGACAACGTAGCCTGGCTCCTGGGCAAGCACTAGAGAGGAGATGGAAGCAAACAAAGAATGCATTCCTAGACCAAGAGTTAGAGAAACCCTGGCAGGACTGTCTCTCACTCCCTCTGAAGCAGACAAAGGGTCTCAAGGTGTCTTTGATAGATGGTTTGTGTGCAAGAAGGGAGTCTAGGTGTGATTTGTACTAGGCTACTAGCACCTAACTGCATGGTTGTGTGTACGTTTTGGATGAGGACACTGGGCATAAGCAATTTGTCAGTTGTCGATGTGAACAAACTGGGGTCCTGGGTTCCCCTTTATCATCTTTTAAAGGAGCTTGACGATGTCATCAGTAATAGGGAAGATTTCCCATCTCTCAGCCGCTCGCtggcctttctttcccctcctggaGTCGTGCCTGGCTCTTGGGCAATGACTTGGCCTGAGgataaaaacagaggaaagagactGGGCTTCTCAAGCCCGCTACAAGTTCTGTCTTTAAGACAATGCCTAAGGACCTCGTGGCCATAGAAGCCACCACAAAGCATCAGAGGAAGATGAAAGAAGCAACGTCTGGGTCACAACCTTATGGATCCCAAGACTTCTCTGTCTAGCTTGTGTCCCAAGGTCCCCTGTGACTCCTCAGAGGAACAAAGGGACAGTCTGTGTGGCTGAGGGGAACTCAGTTCTGAGGCTACTTAAGGAGCCTGATTCAGgatggcagggagaggagagcgAGGGGGcgagaaagagggggagaaggaattTGGCAGGAATTTAGCAACTgggggcaggaagcaaggcagcaacTGACTCACAAGTTTTGCCTTTTTAGGCTCGAGCCGAGCCATCGTGTTGTGGGCTGCAATGGGGTGCGGGTAGTGGATGGAGGCCAGCGCTCCCTTGCGTCAGCTCCTGGCAGCTTCCAGAATTTCCTCCTTGCCCACCTTCATAGCAGCTGTGTTCCCCTAGTTACCTTCTCCCTTGGAAGCAtcctggggcaggggtggggtacCCTATGGGAGCTCACAGACCACAGACGCATCTTTTCAAAGCCTGTATCTGGTATGTACAGCCGACATCTTTGCCCGGGTGTGAGGAGAGCAAGAGgcatcctcaaagcccaccaatGTCTCCCTGAAGGAatagaggaaactgaggcatggctTTTCTTTCGGACTTGTGTCCCCAGAGATCCCTGACTCTGTGTCATGAAGTTCCTTGAATTTACTCAGGGTAACAAAAGCAGAGTTTGGGTGCCTGTGCAGGTGCCTATCACCTAGAactttggggaaactgaggcctgagaATTGTGTTGAACTAAGAAATGTGGACATGTAGAACCTGTAGATTGGACACAGCACAGTAgagtctgccccccccccccgagctgCAGGAAACAGGGAGTTGAGGTACTGGGTTGGAGAATAAGCTGGTGAGATACACAGTCCGGGATGTACCTAGGGAGCCCTGCTATGGGCCACAGTGGTTTGTGGGGCCTGAGGATGAAGCTTATGTATGCCAGTGAAAGGCTGCATGTTGTTTTTTCAAATTACCTCAGTACAAGTTATCTGAGATGCTCCCGTCTGGAGAGAAAACACTTGGCATTGCAGATTTCAGGTCACTAAGTTGGAGGGGAAGAGGGATACGTGTCAGGACAGGAAGGGTTAGCATGTGCGGGCCTGAGTGATGTCCCAGGCTGTACTGTCACgggaccagatgatttcagctgCCCACAGTTCAGAGCTGGGCTCCTCCCCAGGGGCCAGCCTTGCTCTTTTCTCATGCATCTCCAAGCAAATGTGCGGCTTCCTGCCTGCTCCCTGAGCCACAGAAGTTTGGCCCTGCTCCCACTAATTCTGTGTGATTCGAACCACTGATATGGGTGTAACCTCCCTCCTTTGGTTTCCCTAAGATCTCAAGATAACCACCTTGTCTGAAAGCCCCTGGGTGGCACACACAGGAGAGGGAGAACCCATTTCATTAGGACTAAGCATCTATCCTGTTCGTGCCCACAACTAATGGTCTGACATCTTGTGGAAAGAAACCTCAGATGGTGTATCGACAGAGAGATTTAGGGTAGTCCCAGCTCCTGACCACCATGACTTCAGGGAAACACAGGCAGTAATTGTCCATCTCCCAAAAGCATTCTGTGGGCTGGGCTCGCATCTCCCAGGAACAGTCCTACAGAAGTCGGAAACACTGACTCGCGGAACTTCTCCTTCAGGGCTCTGCTGCCAAGTCCCGAGCTATGGGCACTAGGGACCTTCCTCTgactccatccccagaaccctccTTCCTAAAACTGAGGATCCCCCACAGTCTTCTCTCTTTATGCTAAAAGCAAGGCAATGATGGAGCATGTTCTTCCCTCGATAGATTCAACACCCATGACCAGAAGAGCATCACTGCCTCCCAAGGAGTCTCGTCCTCCTTCATCTTTACCTTCTTCATCTTCCCTGCCATCTTCGTTTTCTTCAATTAGTGTACCTGAGCGCACTTCAGATAATTCCTCCTCTCCTCAGGTAAGTGCTCTCGGGGGCCCTGCCCAAGAGATGGGCATGCCAACTCCTCACTACTGCCACACTTAATTCTGGATTCTAAGTGCTCACAGGTCCCTCCCAAGTGCAAAGCCAGGACACTCTACATGTGTCTTTCATAAAAACCCATTATGCCCCTCTTGGGCCACCCTCATGAGCACAGTCACCCCCGTCAGCATGTGAGGGAGATGGACATAGTACATACACTGAGGAAGTTCACTCAGGGAAGACAGCCGAAAGGTGATGGGCACAGAAATAAGGGTGCTCTCAGTAGCATAGCATCCAAGGACCCTGAGAGCAATATCTGTCTAGACCAGAAAGCATCACCACTGAAATGGATGGCTGGACTTTCTTTCCGGGTCCAATATGTAGTCTCTGTAACCCACGAGGATTATGCTATACTTGGGAGATCCCTCAAGATAGAAAAAGCATGCACCCTTTTGAAGCCCTCTGACCTGTGGCCTGTGGCTTGCCCTCAGGCACCAGGACTCTTGACAGGGCATAGCTACTCTCTGAAGCGTCCACTTATGTTCTTCCAAGTGCCCATGTGCTGGAAACTTTGATTTTACAATGGTGCAAGATGTGACATTTAGGAGGGTCCTCAGAAAGTCCCAAAGGCCATCCTTCACTACCAATGCTTTGGCTCAGAAGGATAACTCTCGCTTTTTACCTTGAGAGCCTGTGATCCATGGTTGGAGAAACTGACTTCTTGGATGTCAGCAAAGCATAGCTATAGGAAGAAGGTCCCCTTAGTAAAGGCAATGTCCTCTTGTCGAGAGCAGCAACCATGCTGGGCCTTTCTGTTCTGGCTTTTTCTCCACGTGTTCTAGAGCCTTTATTGGTCCTTGATTAGAGCATAGAGACTTCAGGTAGATGTCATCAAGTTCCTAATAGTCACTTGGGACAAACACCAACCTCTCTGAAACCTCCTTCCTACCTTGGGCATCTgggtgtgagagaaagaaaggaagtgacaTGTGTATCGACATTCACCTTCCCCAGGAAAATAAGCACTAGGAACTGTAAATAACGGGTATTTATGCCCATCCCCTGTAGGTGCCAGCTTATGACCTCCACTCCCTGCCTATCTCCAGAGGTGATTTTAGCCCCACTCCACTCTACCTGAGACGCGCCAGGGCTCAAGGGATCTCGAAGGAAATTCCTCTCTATCTGCCTCATAGCCCCGTGCTGGAGAGCACAGGCCTGGTGAGTTCTGGTGGAGAAGACCTCAGCAGCCCTGGCAAGACGGCTTCAGAGGACTGCCAGAAAACCTGGGCTCCTCCCATGAGCACCAAAAGCATGAACCCCATCGCAGGGAAAGATCAGTGTTTGTCCAATCAAAACCTAACTCTTGGGACTGCAAGGAACCCAAGAGAAGTGAGTGAGGGACCCAGGAGGGAACAGACAGGTGGCCCAGGGCTGTCTGCAGAAAAGAAGCTGGGTTTGAAGAAAATAACCCTCACACAGGAGCAGAAGAACAAGTTACTAGACTGGAATGACCCTACCCCTGAGCGCGGGGCTGGGGAGCGACTCTCCCAAGAAAGAGCTGAAAATGGAAGAGGTCATACCCCGAAACCATTCTGCTCCTCTACCCTCCCTCAGGCAGTGAAAGAGAAGCTGCTATCCCAGACAGGGGTCCAGGAGGAAATATGCACCCCAGCTGGCAAGTCGCCTCGGGAGCGAGAACAGCCTCCACCCAAGTCTCCCCTGAAGTACATAGCAAATGCCATCCGAAAGTCTCTGCACCTCAGTTCTGAAGGTGGAAAGAAGACCTGCCCTAAGCCAGAGTCAAATACCTTGCCTCGGGGCCAACCACATGGCTTCACTCGTTCCTTTAGTTTTCGGAAACCCAGTTCCAATAAAGATAAAGACCAGCAGTCTCCAGTGAGACATATGGCCAAGAGGGCTTCAGCCttcttctctctggcttctcCAACTTCTAAAGCTACCCCGGCCTCAGACCTTAGCCTTCCTGACCCTATCCTCCGCTCCCGGAGTTTGCCCACTCGTCCATCCAAGACGTTCTCTACAACCACATCCCCACCACCCCATGGCAAGATTGAGGATGTCCCCACCCTCCTGGAGAAAGTGAGTTTGCAGGATGCCACCCACGTTCCAAAGAAACGAGCCTCACGTATTTCCTCCCTTGGCCTCAAAGATAAATCCTTTGAGAGTTTTCTCCAGGAATGCAAGCAAAGAAAAGACGTTGGGGATTTCTTTAGCAGCCCCAAGGAGAAGGGGCCACCCGGGAACAGAGTCCCATCCTTGGAGACGCTGGTAGAGCCTTTTGGCAGCACCTCGCTGAGGCAGGTGGCACATCTTCCTTCTACAGGGCAGGATGCACGTAAGTGGCTTTCTTAGTAGTCCCATTTAGAGTTCCGTGCTGGGCAGTTAGTGGTCTCCCCAGAGTCACAAACAGGCACTGTGCACTTTGATTTCCTTCTCCAGTTCATTCTGACGGAAGTGGGGAACGCGGGGACTGACGGGATGGCTCCAGGCTTTACAGGCTTTTGCTGTCAggctcaggacccacatggtggaaagagagaaccagtcTCCCAAAttgtcctgtggcctccacatgtgtgcttccCTCCCTCAATGCACAAAGAAATGTATGTACTacctgaaaaagaaatttaaggaaacTTGAAAGTTTTGTAAGAAAAACCCTAAAAAACTGAAATTATGTTATAGAAAGTTAAATTAACAATAATCCTAccactttccttttttctgtaactatattaatatttttactgaGATGTACATAcaattgtatattttttaaaaatcaactttataTTCTAGGTATTATATAAATAGCCACAGAACCTATATAAATGTGACTTAAAAGAATGTTCTATCTTGTAGCAATATTGTTATTTAATGAACCATTGTTTGATTGTTTAacttataagtatatatgtaatatatatgtttacacacacataatgtatGGATGGTGTTGGTGGGACATTTTTACACACATGTACTTTTTTGTTTCCCTTGAATTGCTAACCGATTTTCTGTATGTTTGATTACCGATGAAAATAGagactttttatatttaaacctGGTTGTtgctaattatttaattaatatattgaaGAGTCAGAGTAATCAAACAGTACGGAAATACCTAGCAAAAAACAGAACATGTTATTGTTTCTGCGCCTCGCCCAACATTTAGTGTATTTTTTAAGGATAGTGTAAATGCATACatgatatctttttttatttgtgaatgtgtggtatatctgcatgtgtgtggatatgtgcatgcatgtgcactctAGGTGAGAGAGGGTTGCTGGGTGTTCTGATCAATTCTTCCTTGACTTTCTATTCcctttaagacagtgtctctccctgaacctggaattATGCTGGTAGCATGAAAGCCCCCATGATCCCCCTGTCCATGCCCCtacaatgctgggattgcagaagtGGTGTGGCCGTGCACAGCTTTTTACATGGGATTTTAACTCAGGTCTCACATTGCACAGCAAGCAGCATCCCCATCCACCGAACTGTCTCCCCAGATAATTTCTTTTGTCGCTGAATGTTCGCTTGACcactttaaataaattatgatCCTATTATTTCCAGTTTTCAGAAATTCTGATaattttaccttttaattttttaaaaattttaaggaatAATCAGCTTTCAAGGAATTATTTATCTTTGCACCCTAATCAAATATCTGTATAGATTAACAAAAGAACTTATTAGCAGCTAAGTTTGGAATGAGCATTGGTAAGTTGAGAGAtaagtattcttttaaaatcacACACCATGGAATttaatttgttatatatatatatgtgtatgtttttagatttattcactttttattttatgtatatgcatatttgcgtatgtatatatctgtataccatgtgcatgcttggtgccaaTAGAAGCCAGAAGACTGTATTTGGTCTcgtgggactggaattacagatggttgtgagccattgtaTGGGTGCttgaatcaaacctggatcctttgcaagagcaacagatGTTCCTAActgggccttctctccagccccatgtaatAGATGCATAATAGATAGTACATTTGTCTACTTTAAAACTAAAAGACGTATGGCTAGGTGTGgcagtgcatacctgtaatcctaatactCATAAGTCTAGAGCAAAAAgaatgtgagtttgagaccagcctgggctacatggtgagacttgatgtaaaaaaaaaaatcaacaaagaaaaaaatagctgcAAACTCGATCCATTTGCATAAATATGATTGTATCCATCTGATTAGAAAGCATAGCAAAAAGCCCTGTTAACAGGTTGAAAAGGCATTCCAAAGAACTAGGGGAAATCTTCGCCAACTATTTATCTGATTATTCATATGCACTCTTTAAggcctcaaaaaattaaacacccaaatgttgtaagaaggccacttgtttgttcccggctgctcagtcccgaaataatcacacaggaatcgtattatttgtaatactgtttggccaatagcttaagtgtatttctggataacctcataacttaaattaacccatctccattaatctgtgtatcaccacgagccTGTGGCTTACCCattaaagttctggcgtctgtctccaaTGGggggcttcatggcttctccctgactctgccttctttttcacagcattcagtttagttttccctgcctatctctgttctgccctgctatagatccaaatcagcttctttatttaccagtggtattcacaacgtacagaggggaattccatatcaCCTAAACAACAAATAATCTAACCAATAAATGGGCAAATAAACTGGATAGTAGAATGATAAATGTccaataaatgcataaaatattcaatatatttagCCATCAGGGAACCACAAATCAAAACTTCCCcgagattccatctcaccctaGTCAGAAGGGCAGTCATCAAGGCCACCAATGAAACAACAAATACTGACCAATGAGGATGGGGATGGGACAAAGGTGAGAGACCCTGCTGTACTATTAACAGGAGCATACATTAGTTCAACTACTGTGCAAAACTTGGTGTGAAGGTCCCTTGAacactggaactggagctgccatAAGACCCAGGCGTGCCACACTTacacacctaaaaaaaaaatcaaggtcagCACACAGTATCCTGACACACCCATGTACACCACATACTTTTCAGAACAGCCAAGTTATAGACTCAGCCTAAATGTCCATCATAGGCGGAGATCCCAGTGTGGTGGTATATGTCTGCAGTCTTTGCACTTCGGCTGGAGaactgagaggctgaggcaaactTGGGctacactgagaccctgtctcaaaaccaaagcaatgggggaaaataacacacacacacacacacacaacccaaaacaacaaaaacaaacagatgaataaatacagACAACATAGTCTTTATACACCATGGAGAGGGAGATTGTTTTTGTTCTACTGAATTTTGTTGGAAAGGGTCCATAATGCAAAGTGTGTTGCAGTTATTCAATGATGCTCATAGTAAGAACTCCTACATTTGTTTGTGTTatgattgttttctctttaagagacaagccacacccactccctcccccatccgctgaggcaggctgatcttcaactTCTGGCCTAAACTTGCTCTCTTTTCcgtcttcctcttggagaggcagcttcgcttctgcctctctccccacttcttcactccccctcttctctctctctctgtcctcttcttctcccccctcctctaagtaataaatatccaattctattctgtacgacgtgtctgtccatgtgccttCTACccacctgccatgtgtctccctgcctgggaccagccaccactCAGGggccagcagccatctctgcctgggactggctgttcccagggcctgctgcctgccgccATAtagcccgctaccaccatttggggacctacagcatttctgctgcctactgccactggggatcttgcaacatttttgaaaaatcataacAGCATCGTTATTTTATCAACTACTAATAGAGGAGAGTGAACACCACCAACTATagttttttcaattgtttttatattgtttcaGTTCCACAACATTTTGGGTCTTCTgggtcatatatatacatacatatgtatatacacacacatatgaaaatatatatttctttactttttaatatattcatctctgtgtatgtgtgtatgtgcatgtgcacacacgtgtgtgatATGTATGAGTCTGTGAATATGGGCCTGTGGGTGTCATGGCGCACAAGTGGAACAACTTTGGGGGTGGGTCCTCACCTTCTACcttatttaagacagggtcactgttttgagattttaattttatttgatagGTGTGAGTGTTTtggttgcatgtatgtctgtggaccaACTCCACACAGTGCCCAAAGAGGGTgtaagatcctctggaactggagttttagacagttgtgagctgctatgtgggtgttgggaatcaaacccaggtcctttgtaagagcagcttgtgctcttaactgctgagtcatccctccagccccaggattgctgagtcatccctccagctccaggattgctgagtcatccctccagccccaggattgCTGAGtcatcatctctctagccccaggattgctgagtcatcatctctccagccccaggattgCTGAATCATCCCTCTTGCCCCAGGATTTCTGCCTACTCCAGACTAGCTGGCCTTCAAGCCTCCCAggattctcttgcttctgctgccATCTTGCAGTGGGACACTGAGATTGCAGATGTATATCTgactttatgtgagttctggggatacgaactccagcccccatgcttgctttactcactgagctgtctcgTAGCAGGGAACACATGGGTGGTGAGAGCTAGAGGCTGATGTTTTTGTCATATCaacagtcaagaaacagagaaactgagcCAGAAACAGTGCACAGTAGCATTCAAAGCCCATCCCGCAGTGACCTTCTTCATCCAGGTAGGCTCCACCTCCTAGAGGCTCCGAAGGACCTTCAAATCAACTGTCCAAACACATGGGCCTCTGGCAGACATTTTATATTCTAGTGCTAACAGTCTCTATGCTATAGGATAGGTCTCTCAATCTTGATCCTATTGAACTGAAATTTCATATCCTGTGAACGTCTCTCCAGTCTCTACCTTACCTGCTAGTTCTAGTGACCAGCATTTTATCAGACGCTGCACGTCTGTGAGTTTCTGTGATTTCCTTTTATAAAGTTGCATGTAAGTAGATAGACATGCTGGTGCCTGGAGCTCAGGGTATGGCTTTGCCGTAGAATTCAAATTTAGCCTGTACAAttctctgggtttgattctcagccccAAgccaaaagggagggagggagggagggagaaaaagagggaagaagggaagaaggtgaagtaaagaaggaagaagggagagggaaaggaaaaagaggaagggggaaggagctAACCAACCATGGTAATGTTAATTTTACAGACTActactttattaaatttattagttctcaaagttgttttagtAGCTTACTTTTAGCTTCTTGACCAcatttatgatattttaaaatacatgccTGTTAATTTCACTATATCagtcatttctgatttttgtttttattgacgGATTTTTCTCTTGCTTATTTGACTaatcgtgtgtgtatgtgtgtcagtttACCAACTAATAGAGTTTATGTAGAAaaatggctgttttattttttattgttaaatggGGGAATAAAGAATGTTTAATAGGCAGTAGAATAATGTTAAGGTCACTCTGTTCCTTCCATGACTTGTCTTAATGCTTGCTAGGTGTGTCTGTGATAAGCATTGCTCTAGCACTAATTTACCCCTGTTAATAAAGTAAAGGTTTCCTATGACCGCTATAATGTCCCAGGTGTCTCTGACTAGGGACAATCTGAACATCTCCCACCCAAGAAAACATtagaggttctcaacctatgggttgcaacccctttggcaaacctctatctccaaaaatatttacattaatttataacagtagcaaaactacagtgatgaagtaacaatgaaaataattttattgttggggtcaccacatgaggagctgtattgaagggtcgcagcatcaggaaggctaaGAACCTCTGCAAAATCAGTAGAATGTTGAGCCTGCAACTTCTCTGCAGTTATGTGCCCAGCCAGGTAGCTTCGTTTTATACATATTTGGATTCCTGTTAAGCAGTAGACAGACATGAACTTCTATGCTAATttctaaatctctctctctctctctctctctctctctctctgtgtgtgtgtgtgtgtgtgtgtctgtctgtctgtctgtctgtctctgtctctgtctctctgtgtctctctctctgtttctctgtgtgtgtgtgtgtcttttgtggcactccctcctctccagagCTCCATCCTACACATTACTGCTGCCATGCTTGGCCAAACTCTGAACTGCCTTTCAATTCAGTGAGTCTACTTTAACCTGTTAGGGTTTTTTCCTGCTTGCACTGTGGTCAGCAAAGGACCTCAGGGCAGAAGCATCTGTGGCCGTAGGACTGTGTGGGTTACTGCTCTTATCTCTTACATCTCTCTGTACTGCCTGTTGGCTACTATCTGGGAAAAGATGCTTTGTATATTGTGTCCTGAGTTCTACTGCATTCTGGTGAGAAGTCAGCTCCAAAATCAGGCACTCTGACATGGTGTGGGGAAGCAAAGTCCTTCAAGATTGCAAGTGACTAGTGACCTTCAGAATGGTTGGCATCCcttgatggaaggagaggaaaggctgGTCTCCCCTTATGGAAGGAGAGGCTCAGCCTTCCTACTGCTTAGAAGCCGCTTC encodes:
- the Micalcl gene encoding MICAL C-terminal-like protein, which encodes MTRRASLPPKESRPPSSLPSSSSLPSSFSSISVPERTSDNSSSPQVPAYDLHSLPISRGDFSPTPLYLRRARAQGISKEIPLYLPHSPVLESTGLVSSGGEDLSSPGKTASEDCQKTWAPPMSTKSMNPIAGKDQCLSNQNLTLGTARNPREVSEGPRREQTGGPGLSAEKKLGLKKITLTQEQKNKLLDWNDPTPERGAGERLSQERAENGRGHTPKPFCSSTLPQAVKEKLLSQTGVQEEICTPAGKSPREREQPPPKSPLKYIANAIRKSLHLSSEGGKKTCPKPESNTLPRGQPHGFTRSFSFRKPSSNKDKDQQSPVRHMAKRASAFFSLASPTSKATPASDLSLPDPILRSRSLPTRPSKTFSTTTSPPPHGKIEDVPTLLEKVSLQDATHVPKKRASRISSLGLKDKSFESFLQECKQRKDVGDFFSSPKEKGPPGNRVPSLETLVEPFGSTSLRQVAHLPSTGQDARLGAPLTEATSSPSSPTSSSAEEDAGSQSSSLLKEKIPSRRRKLEKQMVKQEELKRLHKAQAIQRQLEEVEERQRISEIQGVRLEKVLRGEAADSGTQDEAQLLQEWFKLVLEKNKLMRYESELLIMAQELELEDHQRRLEQKLRQKMLKDEGQKDENDQKEEQEIFKQMIQVIEQRNKLVDSLEEQRVKERTQDQHFENFVFSRGCQLSRT